GCAGTATTGTAGATGGTAATCAAAAGCTATAGCAAGATGTTAATgttagtgggctgaggaatggcgaatggggtttaatgcagatacgtgtgaggtgttgcattttgggaagtgaaaccagGACAGGACTTTCACTGTGAATGGCAGGGGCTTGAGGgggtgttgtacagcagaggggtctaagagtacaggtacatagttccccaaaaaatggcatcacaggtagttagggtggtaaagaaagcttttggtacattggtcttcgTCAGTTATGGtactgagtatggaagttgggatgttatgttacatttACTGCTGTGTTTGGAGGGAGAGGTATtaatcggtttagtttattgtcacgtgtactgaggtacagtgaaaagcttttgttgcatgctaatcaatcagcagaaagacaatacatgattacaatcgagccatttacagagtatagatacagatacatgataagggaataacaattagtgcaaggtaaagccaccaaagtccgatcaaggatagtccgagggtcacgaaTGAgggagatagcagttcaggactgctctccagttgtggtcggatgattctGTTGCCTAATAAAGAACCTGTCCAAGAGCAGGCGTGTTGGAAATGGAAGAGACCTGGATGAGGGCTCCATCAACCACAGTGGAGGGAGGTCATGTTGTCTGAAAAGGGTGGACATTTCAGATGTCTTGGAATGAAAAATTTCACCTTCAGAGCAGATGTGTCAGAAATAAAGAAACTGAGATAGGCCTGGTATTCGtgaaggatgcagggtgattttgattgtgctggtggctttgctgagCCAGCGTGTTGtggatagagtcaatggaagggaagttggtttgtgtgatggtctgggctaggtccacaactcactgcaatttcttgcggtcttagatggagctgttccgaaaccatgctgtgatgcatcctgataaaacacGTTTTACggcacatctgtggaagttggtgagagttgtttggGACATGCTGAGGCATGGGACGTGTGCTAAGGCATGGGACGTGTGCTAAGGCATGGGACATTGGACGTGTGCTGAGGCATGGGACATGTGCTGAGGCATGGGATGTGTGCTGAGGCACGGGACGTGTGCTGGGACACGGGACGTGTGCTGAGGCATGGGACATGGGATGTGTGCTGGGACATGGGACGTGTGCTAAGGCACGGGAAATTTGTGACTTTCTAAGCCTTGTAAGGAACTAAAGCACGATAAAGTAGTAGGCAGATTGGCTGACCGCGGTGGTGCCAATTGGCCTGAGTGAGCCTGTTGGTCCATGGCCGGCCGGTGACACTACCCTTTCCCTCCTGCTGCAGGGAGCAGCGGCAGAGGCCAGGGCCCTGGAGGGTCCAGGGGCCCGCTGGAGCTGGAAGAGGGCGGGCTCGTCGCCGCTGCTGGCCCGGGCCTTCCACAGCGCCAACGTGGTGGCCGGAAAACTGGTGGTGTACGGGGGCACGAAGTCGGCGGAGCTGCGGGAGATGCCTCTGGGTGAGGGGGTGGTCCTGACCCCCTCACTGGCGGTGGAGGGTGTGGTGCGGGGGGGGCCAGCCCGCAGTCACCACGGCACGGCGGTGCTGCAGGGGCGCTCGCTGCTGCTGGTGGGCGGCTGGGACGGCAGGCGACGGATCTCCGATCTCCACGCCATTGAGCTGGGCAGTCCTGAGCCCGGCCCCTGGAGGGCCCTGCAGCAGAAGGCAGGCACCCAATCGCCTGTCGGCCTGAGTGGCCACACCGTCACCCAGCTGACCGAGCGGCGGCTCTGGGTGGTGGGCCGTGAGGGAGGGGTCCACACCCAGAGGAGGTTCGCCAGCATCTTCCAGCTACACGTCGACATCCAGCGAGGTCAGTACTGGTGAGTGGGCAGGGGGCAAACGAgggggcgaggaggggagggcaacgggaaggggaagggaggaggggggttagggatcgaggaaagggggagagagaggaaaggtagAACAGTGGAGGGAGCGAGAGGaaatgggaagggagggggaatgaAAACAGGGCTCTAGAGAGGTGGGAGGATGGGGTAGGCGGGAGGGCAGACAGGGCTCAGGATGGAGGAAGGGGGAATGAGGACAGGGCTCGGGAAGGTGGGAGGATGGGGAAGGCCAGACAGGGCTCAGGATGGAGGAAGGGGGAATGAGGAATGAGGACAGGGCTCGGGAAGGTGGGAGGATGGGGAAGGCCAGACAGGGCTCAGGATGGAGGAAGGGGGAATGAGGACAGGGCTATGGAAGGAGAAAGGGGGGGAAAGAAGGGGAAGGTCGGGCGGGATTGataggaggaaaggagggaggaaagggaaggagggagtgaggagagggaaggtgggaggaaagaggagggaggatgggcTGGGTTAgcgagagaggaaggaggggggggggggggggtggcggcagGAGTGTGCCCAGTGGTGATGGCCTGTCGCCTCCCCCAGGTACGAGGAGCAGGCCTCACGGGTGGTCTCACGCTCGGGGCACTCGGCGAGCCTGTGCCGGAGGCCGGGCCGTGTTGGGGGCACAGTCCAGCTGCTGCTGTTCGGGGGGCGCAACAGCCAGGGGTTCGAGGAGGCTGGGGCCTGGAACGAGAGATCCGTGCAGGTCAGTAACGGGTAGGCTGTGATCAGGTAGGGGCGGTACGTGCATGTCAGTCatccgagggggggggggtgtagggaggagggtgtagggaggggggtgtagggaggggggtgtagggaggggggtgtagggaggggggtgtagggaggggggtgtagggagggggtgTCGGGGtacagagggagggagtgtgggagcagTTTGGAGGGCTGCCCGGGAAGGAGTGTTTGCAGGTGGTTtggagggtgatggggggggtAGAGGTTGGAGGGTGTCCAGTtggagggtgatggggggggggggggggagaggttggaggGTGTCCAGTTAGAGGGGGCAGTGTTGAGGGGCGTCTGACTCGGGGCTTTCCCACATCTCTAACTGTCCACAGGCTGAGCCGACCTATGCCCCAGGCCTAGTGGCGAGGCTGAGCTCCCTCATCAGTGAGGGGGTGGTGACTCCCGGCACCCCGACCTCCCGGCGACACCACTCCACGGCGCAGGTGGGCCCCTTCGTGGTGCTGCACGGGGGCGAATGCTTCAACAAGGCCGTCGACACCATCCGCGGTGACCTCTACATTTACGACACACGTGAGTCTCGGGGACCACTAAGGGTCAGTCTAGAGGGAGTGTcacgcttttaaaaaaaaatccttccaaggactttattcaataATTGCCTATTACATTTtaccagaaggtacaaaagcgttCAATAGTCACATTGCATCAggcaatcattataatacaataatGGCATCTTTATCTATAATGCACTCGACCCCCCGCGACGACCCGTGTTCACTGAAGGCCTctcgagtccccgtggacaccgcatgttccctctccagggacacgcgagcacggacataggcccggaagaggaGCAGGCAACAGACTCTGACTGCCTTGCACCAGGAGAGGGGCATCTctccggtcgccaggctctcctcCAGGACCTTTGGGTAATCTCCTcctaggacatcccagaaggctctcaCAAACTCTAAGGTCAGTCCATCCAGCCACTAACCCCTCCCGAGCTGGTGCAcagcaccagtcaactcctccaatgatatTGGGTCATCAAGTTCAACCACCTCTCTATCTATGGTctgtagaccctcccacaggaccaaCTCAGCATCTCCGCTAAAACCATCTGCAGAGAACAGAGTCCCATAAAAGGATTGAACGAAAGCACTAATCTTCTCTGGATCTATGACAGAGGCGCCATCATCCTCGAGCTGCTGGCGGGCTTCCATCCtgtctccagagagaaaaaggggaagagTGGTCCAGttcatgcagcatctggactcacgACCTCACgcaagcacctcgggaccgctcaagctccaggtccctcagcgcttccttcctctcctgatactctccccactcacagcaGTCCTCACCGATCCCCGTCgagtaactctctctctctctctctctctctcgagtcgTTCGACCTCAGCGTCCCACCTCTTGGTCGATCCCCTCATAAACTCTTGACAAAAGGGACGGATGTAAGTctttcccacatcccaccacatcctgacaggggtacaaaCCCAAAGCAGGGACAACAGCAGACTCAGCTTAAAGCTGTCTCAGTCAGTCGTacagagcagcagaagcagttctctccagccGAGTAAGGAAAACGCTCACCTTATCTTCCAGGTTTCTGAGCCTCCAGAAACTGCCAGATTCAATAAGTACCTTCTCTTCGTTTAAGCCCAGGTGACCTGGTCTGGACTAAATGGTATGGGAGCAGGTTTTCGATGTTGGAAACCACAAACACCGTTTTCCCCGACTCCTGATGTCCACGTAcaattggcaatccgccagccacctCCAGAAAAGTGCTGGaattcctcactaaatggaggaATCCTTTGAAAAGAAAAGTCTCTGCAGACCGACATTATGTCAAACTTCGAAATCTCACTGCTTCTGTCCCTCTTCCTTTGACGAAGACCTTTTAAAAATTACTTTGAAACTTCTCAGCCGCCggagctgtgccactctgcgtcCGACTGtcagagcttcactctgtgtctgacccgtgCCCCGAGTGTGTGTCACGGGACGATGTAGATGGGAGTTTTACTGTGTCGGAACCAGGGGTGCGTGACGAGACTGGGTTGACAGTGCACTGTTTgctgatctttctctctctctctctctctctcgtatcCTCAGGACCCTCTGTGGGGCAGTGGTATCAGTTTCCTGCCAGCGAGGTGGAGCTGAGGCGTGTTGGACACCGGCTGGTGGTGCTGGGTGAGCAGCTGTGTGCAATCGGTGGTCTGGGCCCAGACGGCAAgcactgcccccctgacatctacACCTTGGCGATCCACCCCTGAGCCTGGGCTGCTTCCCACTCGCACTGCTTCAAATAAAAGTGCTATCTGGGACACTCGACAGGGCCTATCATCTGGCCAGCTTGCCAATCCCGAGTCatacaggctgttcggcccaccctACCCACGCTGACCAAAAGTCACCCATCTGTAGCAAGGAACCGTATCCAGTCCTCCAGCACTTGGCCTTCTGTACTGCTTCTCGCAACAATTAAATGCTGTAGCTGACTCTAGTTTCACCTCTCTCCGGCTGTGTGTTCCATGTACTTCCCACTCTCTGATCCCATCCCCTTACCCTAAAGCTATGTGCTCTTGTTTTATCCATCTAATATGGGGAAACGATTCCTACATTCTCCCCCATTTGTAGCTACTTCAGTCATGTGCCCTCTTACCTGCGCTGCTGCAGGGACCACCGACCTGGCCTCTCCACGCAACAGGAGCACTCCatcccaggcaatatcctggtgaagaCATAAGGGAAGGCAGAACCTGGTATATTGAGTAAAACacaggtcagacaccatctgtggaggATGCTGaccctgacttactccagcactatgcgtTTTgttcaatatcctggtgaatctgttctgcaCACTCCAGTGCTCCACACCCTTCCAGTACCCAGTTCGCGTCTGACCAAGATGCATCACCACCTCCATGCTCTCAGTATTCAATGCCTCCACTAAACAACAGCAAGTGTCCCAAATGccagcaatcaagggatatggggagaaagcaggaacggggtactgattttggatgatcagccatgatcatattgaatggcggtactggctcgaagggccgaatggcctactcctgcacctattttctatcatcatatatcctcctgtgctccaaataaAGTTGTAGCCAGCCCAACTGTTCTGGTCCATCACTGATCTTCTCCACAACCACTTTAAAATATTGATTTATTCCCCCATTGACACTCCCTCAATCACAGCAACTGTCTCCCCAAAACGAGATCCAATAATGCTCCTTCCCTCGGTAGTCCAGCTACACACTGCATCAAAACGTTCTTCTGGACAAATCTCAAATTCTACTCTGCCTTTATGACTAAGCCAATTCTAGTTAATGTTTAGGAACCAGAATCACCTGGAGGGACAGGCACATCCCGAGATACACAAGCTTGAGTTATGTAAACTGGCACTTGCGAAAACTCACAATAGGTGGTCCAGTCTCCGGAATGACCTGTTACTCCGAGAGAATGACGAAGGCTTCCCGACTGCTTTTTAGATATAAAAGCACGGTCCGGGCTCGCTGCTCTGCCAGTTTCGTCAGGCCTCCACCGCTGACAGGATGTAATgtcaccgtggggctccctcccctctcaccagctgccactTCTTCCTGTCAGCTGTTGCTTAATCTTATCCCCaccgccacctcctcctcccccagagTCGCCGACATGTTCCAAGATGCCAGTGGAGGGGAAACAGACAAATTGTCGGCCGACAGGAAGAagtggcagctggtgagaggggagggaactccACAGTGACCGAGCACACATCCTGGCAGCTGCAGCAACCTGAAGAAATTGCTGCCAGCCATgcgctacaacgtgagccacaacaacagctgCATCAACCGGACAGTGCAGGAGCCGGTGAAGACGGGCTCCTTGGTGTAGACCAGCAGCATCGacgcctagttttaaggtgaaacaagtgctggagtaactcaacaaaaccaaatcagtctgaagaagggtctggacccaaaacatcacctatccatgttctccagagatgctgtctgacctgctgagatactccagcactttgtgtc
This region of Rhinoraja longicauda isolate Sanriku21f chromosome 24, sRhiLon1.1, whole genome shotgun sequence genomic DNA includes:
- the LOC144605293 gene encoding kelch domain-containing protein 9-like isoform X2, which gives rise to MPLGEGVVLTPSLAVEGVVRGGPARSHHGTAVLQGRSLLLVGGWDGRRRISDLHAIELGSPEPGPWRALQQKAGTQSPVGLSGHTVTQLTERRLWVVGREGGVHTQRRFASIFQLHVDIQRGQYWYEEQASRVVSRSGHSASLCRRPGRVGGTVQLLLFGGRNSQGFEEAGAWNERSVQAEPTYAPGLVARLSSLISEGVVTPGTPTSRRHHSTAQVGPFVVLHGGECFNKAVDTIRGDLYIYDTRPSVGQWYQFPASEVELRRVGHRLVVLGEQLCAIGGLGPDGKHCPPDIYTLAIHP
- the LOC144605293 gene encoding kelch domain-containing protein 9-like isoform X1; translated protein: MQGAAAEARALEGPGARWSWKRAGSSPLLARAFHSANVVAGKLVVYGGTKSAELREMPLGEGVVLTPSLAVEGVVRGGPARSHHGTAVLQGRSLLLVGGWDGRRRISDLHAIELGSPEPGPWRALQQKAGTQSPVGLSGHTVTQLTERRLWVVGREGGVHTQRRFASIFQLHVDIQRGQYWYEEQASRVVSRSGHSASLCRRPGRVGGTVQLLLFGGRNSQGFEEAGAWNERSVQAEPTYAPGLVARLSSLISEGVVTPGTPTSRRHHSTAQVGPFVVLHGGECFNKAVDTIRGDLYIYDTRPSVGQWYQFPASEVELRRVGHRLVVLGEQLCAIGGLGPDGKHCPPDIYTLAIHP